The following are encoded together in the Bacteroidota bacterium genome:
- a CDS encoding phosphoglycerate kinase — MKTINDFNFKNKKVLIRVDFNVPLNDKQQITDDSRIVAAIPTIKKVLQDGGSPILMSHLGRPKATENKFSLSHIVDYLSKKTETKVQFANDCIGNVAFQKAKALKNSEILLLENLRFYKEEKKGDKDFASKLSQLADFYINDAFGTAHRAHASTSVIADFFPNNKCFGYLMVKEIINIEKVLKDSKKPFTAILGGAKVSDKVLIIENLLPKIDNLLIGGGMAYTFIKAQGGNIGKSLVEKDSIAVAKEIFIKAKEQNVEIFLPQDSLCADDFSNEANIISCPSDEVPDNRMGLDIGEKAIKKYSEIIEASETILWNGPMGVFEFDNFQKGSKEIANAVANATKKGAFSLIGGGDSVAAIKKFGFEKQVSYISTGGGAMLEFLEGKELQGIKAMKK, encoded by the coding sequence ATGAAAACAATTAATGACTTTAATTTTAAAAATAAAAAAGTTTTAATACGTGTTGATTTTAACGTACCGTTAAATGACAAGCAACAAATTACTGACGACAGCAGAATAGTTGCTGCAATTCCTACAATTAAAAAGGTTTTACAAGATGGAGGCTCTCCAATTTTAATGTCTCACCTCGGCAGACCAAAAGCAACAGAAAATAAATTTTCATTATCTCATATTGTTGATTATTTATCAAAAAAAACAGAAACTAAAGTTCAATTTGCCAATGATTGCATTGGAAATGTTGCTTTTCAAAAAGCTAAAGCTCTAAAAAACTCTGAAATTCTATTATTAGAAAATCTCAGATTTTACAAAGAAGAGAAAAAAGGTGATAAAGATTTCGCATCAAAACTTTCCCAATTAGCCGACTTTTATATCAATGATGCCTTTGGAACTGCACACCGTGCCCATGCTTCCACATCGGTAATTGCCGATTTTTTTCCAAACAATAAATGTTTCGGATACCTAATGGTAAAGGAAATTATAAACATTGAAAAAGTTCTTAAAGATTCTAAGAAACCTTTTACAGCAATTCTCGGTGGTGCAAAAGTTTCTGATAAAGTTCTTATTATTGAGAACCTACTTCCAAAAATTGATAATCTACTCATTGGAGGTGGTATGGCTTACACATTTATAAAAGCACAAGGCGGAAATATTGGGAAATCATTAGTTGAGAAAGACAGTATTGCTGTTGCAAAAGAAATTTTTATCAAAGCAAAAGAACAAAATGTTGAAATATTTCTTCCCCAAGATTCACTTTGTGCCGATGATTTTAGCAATGAAGCAAATATTATTAGTTGTCCTAGTGATGAAGTCCCTGACAACAGAATGGGACTTGACATTGGAGAAAAAGCCATAAAAAAATACTCAGAAATAATTGAAGCATCCGAAACAATACTCTGGAATGGACCAATGGGTGTTTTTGAATTTGATAATTTCCAAAAAGGCTCAAAAGAAATTGCAAATGCTGTTGCCAACGCAACAAAAAAAGGAGCATTTTCACTTATCGGAGGTGGAGATTCAGTAGCAGCAATAAAAAAATTCGGATTCGAAAAACAAGTAAGTTATATATCCACAGGTGGTGGAGCAATGCTCGAATTTTTAGAAGGCAAAGAACTACAGGGAATTAAAGCTATGAAAAAGTGA
- a CDS encoding nitronate monooxygenase yields the protein MKSFKIGNLEVKLPIIQGGMGVAISLSGLASAVANQGGIGVISAVGIGMTEPGYRKNFRESNKIALRKEIRKAKKLTDGILGVNIMMAVTDYEDLFKVSIEEKIDVIFIGAGLPLKIPAGMTFEELQKTNTKIIPKVSSAKAARLIFQYWANKYNQVPDAVAVEGPKAGGHLGFKKEQLTDEKYSISKITSETVAVIKQFEKQFDKKIPVIAGGGIYTGKDIYNIFKQGATAVKMGTRFVTTHECDAAIEFKESYLASKQSDITIIDSPVGLPGQVIKNSFVEKVQNGLEKPVKCPWKCLKSCNFKEVPYCIAEALFNSAQGKMDEGFAFAGSKAYMAEKIQSVKDTFNEIIDEYENCILVPKLETVKY from the coding sequence ATGAAATCATTTAAAATTGGAAATCTAGAAGTTAAATTACCTATAATTCAAGGAGGCATGGGCGTAGCAATTTCACTGTCAGGCTTAGCATCAGCAGTAGCAAATCAAGGAGGCATAGGCGTTATTTCAGCAGTAGGAATAGGAATGACTGAACCCGGATACAGAAAAAATTTCCGTGAATCAAATAAAATAGCCTTAAGAAAAGAAATTAGAAAAGCTAAAAAATTAACTGATGGAATATTAGGCGTAAATATTATGATGGCTGTTACCGATTATGAAGACCTATTCAAAGTTTCAATTGAAGAAAAAATTGATGTTATTTTTATTGGAGCAGGATTGCCATTAAAAATTCCCGCAGGAATGACTTTCGAAGAATTACAAAAAACTAACACTAAAATTATCCCTAAAGTATCTTCAGCAAAAGCAGCACGGCTTATTTTTCAATATTGGGCAAACAAATACAATCAGGTGCCTGATGCAGTTGCCGTTGAAGGTCCAAAAGCAGGTGGGCATTTAGGCTTCAAAAAGGAACAATTAACCGATGAAAAATATTCCATCTCAAAAATTACATCTGAAACAGTTGCTGTTATCAAACAATTTGAGAAGCAATTTGACAAAAAAATTCCTGTAATTGCAGGTGGCGGAATTTACACAGGAAAAGATATTTATAACATTTTCAAACAAGGAGCAACAGCAGTAAAAATGGGAACTCGCTTTGTTACCACTCACGAATGTGATGCTGCTATTGAATTCAAAGAAAGTTATTTGGCAAGCAAACAAAGCGATATTACAATTATTGACAGTCCTGTTGGATTACCAGGACAAGTTATAAAAAATTCTTTTGTAGAAAAAGTTCAAAACGGATTAGAAAAACCGGTAAAATGTCCTTGGAAATGTTTAAAAAGCTGTAATTTTAAAGAAGTTCCTTATTGCATAGCAGAAGCACTTTTCAACTCAGCACAAGGTAAAATGGATGAAGGATTTGCCTTTGCAGGATCAAAAGCATACATGGCTGAAAAAATACAATCAGTCAAAGATACTTTTAATGAAATAATTGACGAATACGAAAACTGTATTTTAGTACCGAAGTTAGAAACAGTGAAATACTAA
- a CDS encoding Gfo/Idh/MocA family oxidoreductase → MLKIGVLGAGHLGKIHLKLIKEISAYQLCGFFDPDNDTAEKVSNELKIKKFNSLDELIDAVDVIDIVTPTLSHYECAEASIKKGKHLFIEKPLAYSIKEAEELVKMVKVAGIKAQVGHVERFNPAFIAAQETVLKPMFIESTRIAQYNPRGNDVSVVLDLMIHDIDIILSLVDSKVKQINASGVSIISDSPDIANARVEFENGYVANLTASRASLKNERKMRLFQKNSYITINFLDKKVAVYKIHELQGESTDPFSFVIDPGNGKKKKEIIYSTPKVPEINSIKHELTLFSESILNDTTPEVTIDDGFRSLKLAYEILEEINKSQEKVNLK, encoded by the coding sequence ATGCTAAAAATTGGTGTTTTAGGAGCAGGACATTTAGGAAAAATTCATTTAAAACTCATTAAAGAAATAAGTGCATATCAACTTTGTGGTTTTTTTGACCCAGATAACGATACTGCCGAAAAAGTAAGCAATGAATTAAAAATCAAGAAATTTAACTCCCTTGACGAATTAATTGATGCTGTTGATGTTATTGACATTGTAACTCCCACCCTATCTCACTACGAATGTGCAGAAGCCTCAATAAAAAAAGGCAAACACCTTTTTATAGAAAAACCTTTAGCTTACTCAATTAAAGAAGCTGAAGAATTGGTTAAAATGGTTAAAGTTGCAGGTATCAAAGCTCAAGTAGGACATGTGGAAAGATTTAATCCTGCTTTTATTGCAGCTCAAGAAACAGTATTGAAACCAATGTTTATTGAATCAACAAGAATAGCACAATACAACCCACGTGGCAATGATGTTTCTGTTGTTCTTGACTTAATGATTCATGACATTGATATTATTTTGAGCTTAGTTGATTCAAAAGTAAAACAGATAAATGCAAGCGGTGTTTCAATAATCAGCGATTCACCGGATATTGCAAATGCACGTGTTGAATTTGAAAACGGATATGTTGCAAACCTCACAGCAAGTAGAGCATCGTTGAAGAATGAAAGGAAAATGAGATTGTTCCAAAAAAATTCATACATAACTATAAATTTCCTTGACAAAAAAGTCGCTGTTTATAAAATTCATGAACTACAAGGCGAAAGTACAGACCCTTTTTCCTTTGTAATTGACCCCGGTAATGGAAAAAAGAAAAAAGAAATAATTTATTCAACACCAAAGGTGCCTGAAATAAATTCAATAAAGCATGAATTAACACTTTTTTCGGAATCAATTTTGAATGACACAACACCTGAAGTTACCATAGATGACGGATTTCGCTCATTGAAACTTGCTTATGAAATATTAGAAGAAATTAACAAATCACAAGAAAAAGTAAATTTAAAATAA
- a CDS encoding sugar transferase yields MNKRNFTIQYLLSDFLGSALAWTLFFIFRKTVIEPAKYGYKVPIIFTENFYWALLIIPVYWIFTYWISGTYKNIHTKSRLKEFFSGFGITFIATLMLFFLILLDDEVKNYKVYRLTFPTLLFMQFFIVSISRLVILTIIKGKIKRREISFKTVIIGSNKKGLELFKELENEKYSQGYKFIGYATVFDKPNKVLDNHLKNLGSYKELPKLIKEQNIEVVILAIDSSEHEKLQQVLSTLEGIRVTVKIIPDIYDIITGSVKMNYIFGSALIDISPEILPAWQKNIKRVIDVSFSIFILIVFSPFFLVISIIIKLNSKGPVFYKQQRIGKESVPFTIYKLRTMTQNAEKNGPELTTDKDPRITGIGQFLRKYRFDELPQFYNVLIGEMSIIGPRPERQFFIDKIVKQAPQYNHLLKVRPGITSWGEIKYGYADNVDQMIQRMKFDILYIENMSLVMDFKIVFYTLLIIIKGKGK; encoded by the coding sequence TTGAATAAACGAAATTTTACAATTCAATACCTGCTTTCCGACTTTTTAGGTTCTGCCTTAGCTTGGACATTGTTTTTTATTTTTAGAAAAACTGTAATTGAACCGGCAAAATATGGTTACAAAGTTCCTATTATTTTTACAGAAAATTTTTATTGGGCATTACTCATTATTCCTGTTTATTGGATTTTTACTTACTGGATTAGCGGTACTTACAAAAATATTCACACAAAATCACGCCTTAAAGAATTTTTCTCAGGATTTGGAATTACTTTTATCGCCACTTTAATGCTTTTCTTTCTTATCCTACTTGATGATGAAGTCAAAAATTATAAAGTTTATAGACTAACATTTCCAACACTCCTTTTTATGCAATTTTTTATTGTTTCTATTTCAAGACTTGTTATTCTTACAATAATAAAAGGGAAAATTAAAAGACGAGAAATATCTTTTAAAACCGTAATAATTGGTAGCAACAAAAAAGGTTTGGAACTTTTTAAAGAACTTGAAAATGAAAAATATTCTCAAGGATATAAATTTATAGGTTATGCTACTGTTTTTGACAAACCCAATAAAGTTCTTGATAATCATCTCAAAAATTTAGGATCATATAAAGAACTGCCAAAACTAATAAAAGAACAAAACATTGAAGTTGTAATACTTGCAATAGATTCCTCTGAACATGAAAAATTACAACAAGTATTATCCACACTTGAAGGTATTAGGGTAACAGTAAAAATTATACCTGATATTTACGATATTATAACCGGCTCTGTAAAAATGAACTATATTTTTGGTTCAGCTTTAATAGATATTTCTCCCGAGATTTTACCTGCTTGGCAAAAAAACATAAAAAGAGTTATTGATGTTTCCTTTTCCATTTTTATACTAATTGTTTTTTCACCTTTCTTTTTGGTAATCTCAATAATTATAAAATTAAATTCAAAAGGTCCTGTTTTTTACAAACAACAAAGAATTGGCAAAGAGTCAGTTCCTTTTACGATTTATAAATTAAGGACAATGACACAAAATGCTGAAAAGAACGGACCCGAGCTTACAACAGACAAAGACCCGAGAATAACCGGCATAGGACAGTTTCTAAGAAAATATCGTTTTGATGAATTACCTCAATTTTACAATGTATTAATTGGTGAAATGTCAATTATTGGTCCCCGTCCTGAAAGACAATTTTTTATTGACAAAATTGTTAAACAAGCCCCTCAATACAATCACCTTTTAAAAGTAAGACCAGGAATTACATCATGGGGTGAAATAAAATATGGCTATGCAGATAATGTTGACCAGATGATACAAAGAATGAAATTTGACATCCTTTACATTGAAAATATGTCGCTTGTAATGGATTTTAAAATAGTATTTTACACACTGCTTATTATAATTAAAGGAAAAGGAAAATAA